The following is a genomic window from Bacillus sp. V2I10.
TATTCCATTTATAAATGAAATAGCAGGGACCTAGCATTCGTGTTTCTTTTCCAAATCATATGGTCACTTCCTTCTCCCCAATAATCTTTAAGCAAATAATCAGGTTCACCGAACTTCTTCCTCCATACCTTTTGTGCATTTTTATATCCACTATCCAGACAAAACTCGTTGATTCCTCTATTCTGCAAGGTAAGGAGCATTAAATTCAAAAGCAGCGATCCTAAACCTCGTCTTTGATAATCCGGATGTACAAAAACGGTCCCTACCTCGACTCCTTCTCTCAACGCGCCCTCTGTGCAAGTAACAATCAACTCGCTCACAGGACCATACTCTATTGAACCGATCATTTCTTTATCATTTAAAGCGATCAAAAAATACCGCTTAGCCCCTTTACTTTCCAAGTCATTATTTAAGTATTGTTTCTTACTTTCAATTTCCTCTTTCATATCATCAAGTAGTTCTGATATTCCTTCTTTATCAAATGTATCCCTAATGACTTTACTGAAAAATTGATTCAGCTCATCCATATCTTCCATTCTTGGTCTTTTTATCTCAACATTTATGTTCATCACTCCCTGACTTTTAAAACAATTCCATCCATCATATTCCACCTCCTATCTTGTTTATCCTTTATAATTCGTTACAATTAAGAGAGAGGGGATGATTTGATGTTTAAAAATGAAAATATACATATAAGGCCTTTTACAGTGGAGGATGCAGAAGCAAGACTTCAGCTTCAGCTCAAAAACCGCGAGTTCTTTGAACAATTCTCCATGATCCGCACACCTGATTTCTACACCCTGGAAACTCAGCGCAGCATGATCCAAGAATACGAACAAAAAAGCAAAGAAGACACCGAATATCAATTCGGCATCTTCCTAAATGAGGACAATCGCTTACTCGGAACCATCGGCCTCTTCCAAGTCATGCGGAGTTCACTCCAAAATGCCGTCCTAGGCTATTTCCTGGACAAGGCTCACAACGGAAAAGGCTACACAACCCAAGCAGTCAAACTCATTGTTAACTATGCATTCCAAGAACTCAAATTCCACCGCATCGAAGCTGGGGTCATGCCGCACAACATTGGCTCTATTCGAGTACTGGAGAAAGCAGGATTTCATAAAGAAGGCCTTGCAAGAAAGAATGTGAAGATTAATGGGAAGTGGGAGGATCATGAGGTTTTGGCGATTTTGAATCCGGATGATTGAAAAAATCAATTAGATTAGAAATTTTAGGATATGAAATGACTTCATATCCTTATTTGTTTTTCACCAAGAATAAAATACTAAAAAGGAATTTTTCTGTTACAAAAATAAGATTTTCACTTTATAATAAAAAAGTGATTTGTACTTTTTACATAACAAATAGAGAGATGGAAAAGAGTACTTTAATTGCAATAAAAAAACGGGGGTTTTTATCATTAATTGGGGCAGAAAAATAGCCGGTTACCGCTCTAGAATTGGATGGAAAATGTTTTTGGCATCACTTTTTTATAGTTTTCTCATATTGTTACTTTTAAGTTTTATATTACCTGAATCAGAAGTAGTAACTAATATTGCAGCCACTGGTGTATTTATTAGTATTCTTGCTCTAATTATAGGTTTAATCAAACCAAGATTGGTCTTACCAATGGTTCACTACCAAACAAGAAGAAAAGTGCTTTATACTTATATCTACTTATTTTTCATTTGTTTTTTTATGGTTGGATTATTAGGTGAAACTCAAGTTGTTGAACCAACAAAAACGAAAGAAAAAGCTTCAGAAATGCTTGCTGCTGAAGAAGATAAAAAGAACAAACAAAAAAGCCATTGAAGAAAAGGCTAAAGAAGATGCAATACTTAAAGATCAAGAAGAAGCAGATAAAAAAGAGGCTGAACGGAAAGCTCAGGAACAAGCTGCTGCTAAACAAGAAGCGGAACGCAAAGCTCAAGAGCAAGCTGCTGCCAAACAAAAAGCTGAACGTGAAGCTCAAGAGCAAGCTGCTGCTAAACAAGAAGCTGAGCGAAAAGCTCAAGAGCAAGCTGCTGCTAAACAAGAAGCTGAGCGAAAAGCTCAAGAGCAAGCTGCTGCTAAACAAGAAGCTGAGCGAAAAGCTCAAGAGCAAGCTTTAGCCAAACAAGAAGCTGAGCGAAAGGCTCAAACATCAAAACAAAGTACTGGAACAAGCGGTAATGGAGAGGCATTTGTAAATGACCCAAGTGATGATAAGGAATCAAATTTATCTTGCAAAGGACAAATTAAGGGAAATATGAACTCTAAAATTTATCATATGCCTGATGGTGCCTACTATGATAAAACACAGGATGATATACAGTGGTTCTGTTCTTCAGAAGAAGCAGAAAAAGCTGGTTTCAGAGCATCTCAAAGATAATTTTCTTCTATAAGTCACTTTACATCACTATAAAATATGACTGGTCACAGGATATTTCATTTAAAATAAATGGATAAACCCCATAGGATTTATCCATTTATTTTTACTTATTTTTCTTTCCTCTCATAATACTGATGCAAACGATACTCACAAATTTCCTTTGTCCATCTATACAATTGCAACGCATCTTTTTCATTCACTGAGAAATTAAAAGAAAAAATATCTTTATTAAACGTAACCAACCCATTTGAACTCCCGCTCCATTTAGTCATCGGCATATCTCTTATTAGTTTAGAAACCTTCTTTAAGTCTCCGTTCCACATTTCCTTGGCTGCTTTCCCTGAAAAATCAATATTTCTTCTATACTCTTTTTCGGTGAGATACTTAAAGAAAAATGGCGCTACTTCTTCAGGTGTAACTGGATTAAGCCAGGCTGTACGTTCAATTACTTCCGGAATACGATCTCGGACTAGTTTGTTATAGGTTGGCAGGGATAACTCCTTCAATACTTATTTTTTCTAATTAATCCCTATTTTACAGGATTAGAGAATAATAGAAAAATCTTTTCCAGCTGTCTCTCTATGATAAAATATAGTTGAAATTAATTAGGGAGGATTCCACCTTGAAAAAATCACTAAAAGTTGTCGCAGCAATTATCGAAAACGATCAAAACGAAATCCTCTGCGCGTTAAGGTCTCCAGAGATGGCCATTCCGAATATGTGGGAGTTTCCTGGCGGGAAGGTAGAGAAGGATGAAGATATTCATTCTGCTTTGATTCGTGAGATTGATGAGGAATTGGGATGTACGATTATTACAGATGGTTTATTTCACGAACACACTCATGAATATGACACGTTTATCATTACGCTTCTGTGTATCAAGGCTAGGATTACGGATGGAACTCCTGCACCAAGTGAGCATTCTAAACTGATTTGGCTCAAGCGCGAAAATCTTGCTTCATTGAATTGGGCTCCAGCCGATATTCCAGCAGTTGAAGCGTTAATAAATGAAAAAATAGTCTTCTCAAGTTGAGAAGACTATACTTTTACTACGAATTCAGTATAAAGAGGTCCTGGTAGTTTGTGTTCTAATTTTATTTGAACGGTTATTGGTTTTTCTCCCTCGTATTCAAATACGTCTCCCTTGCCTATATAAATATAGGGTTCTACTTTCCCATCGATTTCTTTATACTTTCTTAGGAACAAATGAAGCTGAATTCCTCTAGCTTTATTAAAGATAATATTTTTCCCACGTTCAGAACTTTGACTTGTGCTGTTTGGAGTCTGCCATTGAAAAGTGCTTTCGTTGATAAGTTTGTCCTGATAATTGATGCTCTCCTTGATATTCTCTTCTTTATGCAAGTCGATAAAGAGAAAATAATCGTTTCCGTTTGTCAATAATCCAGATCCTCTAAATGAACTGTGGATCTTTCGATAATTGGATAAGAGAGCTGCATCTATCATTTGATACTGTTCGTATAACTTAAAATGTGGAACCCCGTAATCCGTGTTCTTAAATTCCTTTTCATATCGAAAAAGGCCATAATTTACGATATCCTCTATAAATCTTCTGTACTCAGGATTATTTAGCACTTTTGAAAAACTTACTGTTTTACGAAGGATCCCATTTTCTAAATCGACCAGTTTCAACTTACTCTTTTTTTGAATGCTGTCAAAATAGTCATGATTTAAGCTTTCAAACGCATGATAAACGCTATCTTCATAAACTTCAGACACATATTTCAAGATTTCTAGCTTTGCACGCTCTAAAGATATCGTTTCATTTTCCATTAAATCTTTTATTATTACAAATTCGTATATTCTCTTTAATGGAAGCATATCTGATAGTTCTTTGAGAGCACTTTCGAATGCCTCATCGGTTAACATGCCCTTGAGGTAATCATCCTTCTCAACTTTGCTCAGGAACTTTAAATACGTTTTTTCCTTTTGAATAAATTTAATAGGATCAGGTGCACCATCAAACATTAAATAATCCAGTAACAAGTATGGTATATGACCTTGATTCATTTTCTTAAACTCGAAGTACTCTTCCTTTAAATACTTCATTGAATTAAAATTCTCGTTATCAATTTGTTCAAGAATCC
Proteins encoded in this region:
- a CDS encoding GNAT family N-acetyltransferase, whose translation is MNINVEIKRPRMEDMDELNQFFSKVIRDTFDKEGISELLDDMKEEIESKKQYLNNDLESKGAKRYFLIALNDKEMIGSIEYGPVSELIVTCTEGALREGVEVGTVFVHPDYQRRGLGSLLLNLMLLTLQNRGINEFCLDSGYKNAQKVWRKKFGEPDYLLKDYWGEGSDHMIWKRNTNARSLLFHL
- a CDS encoding (deoxy)nucleoside triphosphate pyrophosphohydrolase, coding for MKKSLKVVAAIIENDQNEILCALRSPEMAIPNMWEFPGGKVEKDEDIHSALIREIDEELGCTIITDGLFHEHTHEYDTFIITLLCIKARITDGTPAPSEHSKLIWLKRENLASLNWAPADIPAVEALINEKIVFSS
- a CDS encoding GNAT family N-acetyltransferase, whose product is MFKNENIHIRPFTVEDAEARLQLQLKNREFFEQFSMIRTPDFYTLETQRSMIQEYEQKSKEDTEYQFGIFLNEDNRLLGTIGLFQVMRSSLQNAVLGYFLDKAHNGKGYTTQAVKLIVNYAFQELKFHRIEAGVMPHNIGSIRVLEKAGFHKEGLARKNVKINGKWEDHEVLAILNPDD
- a CDS encoding cell envelope integrity protein TolA, whose translation is MLNQQKRKKKLQKCLLLKKIKRTNKKAIEEKAKEDAILKDQEEADKKEAERKAQEQAAAKQEAERKAQEQAAAKQKAEREAQEQAAAKQEAERKAQEQAAAKQEAERKAQEQAAAKQEAERKAQEQALAKQEAERKAQTSKQSTGTSGNGEAFVNDPSDDKESNLSCKGQIKGNMNSKIYHMPDGAYYDKTQDDIQWFCSSEEAEKAGFRASQR